The Prevotella herbatica genome contains the following window.
GTTAACCCGGGGAACTGAAACATCTTAGTACCCGGAGGAAGAGAAAATAAATAATGATTCCCCTAGTAGTGGCGAGCGAACGGGGACCAGCCCAAACCGGTGATGTGGCAACGCACCGCCGGGGTTGTAGGACCACGTGATTGTATGGAGACAATGAACAGAATGAACTGGAAAGTTCAGCCATAGCGGGTGATAGCCCCTTATGTGAAGTTGAATCCGGCATAGTGGTATCCTGAGTAACGCGGAGCACGAGGAATTCTGCGCGAATCTGCCGGGACCATCCGGTAAGGCTAAATACTCCTGTGAGACCGATAGTGAACCAGTACCGTGAGGGAAAGGTGAAAAGAACTTCGATAAGAAGAGTGAAATAGTTCCTGAAACCATACGCCTACAAGCGGTCGGAGCTGAGCAATCAGTGACGGCGTGCCTTTTGCATAATGAACCTACGAGTTACCATCTCTGGCAAGGTTAAGGGGTTAAGCCCCGCAACCGCAGTGAAAGCGAGCCTGAACAGGGCGTTCAGTCAGAGGGGGTAGACGCGAAACCAAGTGATCTACACTTGACCAGGATGAAGTTCCGGTAACACGGAATGGAGGTCCGCACCAATAAGCGTTGAAAAGCTTCTGGATGAGTTGAGTGTAGGAGTGAAAGGCCAATCAAACTTGGAGATAGCTCGTACTCCCCGAAAGGCATTTAGGTGCCGCGTGTATTGATCCTCATGAGAGGTAGAGCGACCGATAGGTCAAGAGGGCTTCACCGCCTATCGAGACCTGACGAACTCCGAATGCTCATGAGCGGCAGATATGCAGTAAGGGGACGGGTGCTAAGGTCCGTTCCCGAGAGGAGAAGAATCCAGACCGCCGTCTAAGGTCCCGAAATTCTGTCTAAGTTAGTCTAACGAAGTCTGGTCCCAGTGACAGCTAGGATGTTGGCTTGGAAGCAGCCATTCATTCAAAGAGTGCGTAACAGCTCACTAGTCGAGGGTCCGGGCATGGATAATAATCGGGTATAAGGCAGGTACCGAAGACGCGGGATAGTAATAATAAAAGTATCGGTAGGGGAGCATTCCATATGCGTCGAATGGTGAGGATAACCGATCCTGGAGCGTATGGAAAAGCAAATGTAGGTATAAGTAACGATTAGAGGGGTAAGATCCCCCTCCGCCAAAAGTCTAAGGTTTCCCAGGCAATGTTAATCAGCCTGGGGTAAGTCGGGTCCTAAGTCTCAGCCGAAGGGCGAGGGCGATGGCAGAAACGGTTAATATTCCGTTACTACCATAGGGAGTGACGTGGAGACGGAGCAGTGACACAGCCGCGGGGTGACGGAAGTCCCCGTTTAAGGGTGTAGATGTTGAGGAAGGCAGGCAAATCCACCTTCCGAGTCGAACCTGAAAGTACGGCATCCCCTTCGGGGGAAGCTGATAGCGCTGGTAAGCATACTCCCGAGAAAATCCGCTAAACTTAATCCCTGTGGTACCCGTACCGCAATCCGACACAGGTAGACGGGTAGAATATACTAAGGCGTTGAGAGATTCATGGTTAAGGAACTAGGCAAATTAACCCCGTAACTTCGGGATAAGGGGTCCTCTCCTCCGGGAGAGGCGCAGAGAATAGGTCCAGGCAACTGTTTAACAAAAACACAGGGCTGTGCTAACTCGAAAGATGAAGTATACAGTCTGACACCTGCCCGGTGCCGGAAGGTTAAGAGGAGATGTCATTCCTTAAGGATGCAGCATTGAATTGAAGCCCCGGTAAACGGCGGCCGTAACTATAACGGTCCTAAGGTAGCGAAATTCCTTGTCGGGTAAGTTCCGACCTGCACGAATGGTGTAATGATCCGGACGCTGTCTCAACCATGAGCTCAGTGAAATTGTAGTATCGGTGAAGATGCCGATTACCCGCGATGGGACGAAAAGACCCCGTGAACCTTTACTACAGCTTAGCATTGACCTTGGTCATCCGATGTGTAGGATAGGCCGGAGGCTTTGAAGCGTGCGCGCCAGCGTATGTGGAGCCATCCTTGAAATACGGCCCTTTGGCTGTCTGAGGTCTAACTCGCTTATCGCGAGGACATTGTTTGGTGGGTAGTTTGACTGGGGTGGTCGCCTCCAAAAGCGTAACGGAGGCTTCCAAAGGTGCCCTCGGGTCGATTGGTAACCGACCTAATAGAGTGCAATGGCATAAGGGCGCTTGACTGGGAGGCAGACATGCCGAGCAGGCAGGAAACTGGGGCATAGTGATCCGGCGGATGTGTATGGAAACTCCGTCGCTCAAAGGATAAAAGGTACTCCGGGGATAACAGGCTGATCCCCCCCAAGAGCTCATATCGACGGGGTGGTTTGGCACCTCGATGTCGGCTCGTCACATCCTGGGGCTGGAGAAGGTCCCAAGGGTTGGGCTGTTCGCCCATTAAAGTGGCACGCGAGCTGGGTTCAGAACGTCGTGAGACAGTTCGGTCTCTATCTATCGTGGGCGTGGGAGTTTTGAGTGGTGCCGTCACTAGTACGAGAGGACCGTGATGGACAGACCTCCGGTTTACCAGTTGTGCCGCCAGGCGCACCGCTGGGTAGCTGAGTCTGGAATGGATAAGCGCTGAAAGCATCTAAGTGCGAAGCCAGCCGCGAGATTAGAACTCCATAGAGGGTCGTTGAAGACGACAACGTTGATAGGGTGCAGGTGTAAAGACGGTGACGTCAAAGCCGAGCACTACTAATTGCCCGAAACTTTCTTTCGACAGGTCATACTTTGAGTTGTTTAAGATTATAGTAGGAACATTGTTCCTTACGGTTTGCTTGTGAAAAATACGTCATAACCCATATCAGGTGGTTATTGCGGTGGTGTCCCACCTCTTCCCATTCCGAACAGAGAAGTTAAGCCCACTTGCGCCGATGGTACTGCAATGCAATGCGGGAGAGTAGGTAGCCGCCTTCTTTTAAACAGAAGCCTCGAGGATAGCAATATCTTTCGAGGCTTTTTTGTGTTTATATCATTCGAACTATCAGATAAATATGATAGCTCTGAAAATATGATAGCTCTGATTAATCTGTTAAAATCTGATAACTAAGATTACTCTGATAATTTGTGATTAATCTTATCGTACAGCAATATTTTTTGTGCTATTTCATATCTAAAAATCTTATAGTTTGCTCTTGTAAATCTAATATTTTACTGTAATTGTCATATCTTACCGGTTATATTATAACGATCCTTTTGTAAGGAAAAAATACGGTGTAAATATTGTTTACTTGCTGATTATCAATATATTATAATATTATTTCTAATTCTTAAAAATAGACAATTTAAATAATAAAGGCTTGGTAAAACCGATTTTTTTTTGTATCTTTGCCAACGATAAGAATAAGGGTAATATTTGATTTATTAGAATTACCCATTAAGGTATCTAACGGAACTGAGATTATAAGTGAAGCTCTTTCTCACATAGACTTTAATCTCGAGCAATTTTTGCTTTTTCTATTGTTCAGGTTCCATAAAGAAAAAAATATGAAGAGAAGAAATAAGATTGTACTATTAATCATTATGGTATTTATGTTTATTCCTGTATCTGGTTTTGCAGCTGAGACAACAGGGGTAGATTCAAAAAATTACGATTGGAATCCAGTGATGGATGCGATAATCCAGGTGGAAAGTCACGGTAATAACCGCGCAAAAAAAGGTAGTTCAGTAGGAGCTATGCAGATTACTCCAATTTTGGTGGTTGAATGTAATCAGATACTTAAAAGAAGAAAAAGCAAAAAGAAATATAAGTTATCTGATAGATTCAGTCTTTCGAAATCGAAGGAAATGTTCTTACTTATACAATCGTATTATAATCCTTTCAATAATATAGAAAAGGCAGTTCGATTATGGAATGGTGGTATAAACTACAGCATTCAGCGAACACAGCGATATTTTGAAAAGGTTATGAATCTGTTAAAGAATTAATTTTATTCTATAGAGCCTGATTGTCAAAAATGACAATCGGGCTTTTTCTTACTAATTAATCTTAATAATACATTGTTTGAACAACTTTTAGATTAATTTTGTAACCAAACAAAATATAAACTATATTGATTATGAAATTGATTATTGTATTAGTAGTCGTTGTACTACTTGTTTTTTGGTGTATCTCTATTTACAACAATCTTGTAAAATTGAGAAACAATCGTGAAAATGCTTTTGCAAATATAGATGTTCAGCTAAAACAACGTCATGATTTGGTTCCACAACTTGTTGCTACTGTTAAGGGGTATGCTGATCATGAGAAAGAAGTGTTCATGAGAGTAACAGAGGCTCGCTCTGCTGCTATGGGAGCTACAACAATTGATGATAAAATCAATGCTGAAAATGCTCTTACCAGTGCTCTTGCAGGATTTAAAGTTTCTTTGGAGGCATATCCTGAGTTGAAAGCGAATGAGAATTTTCTTCAATTGCAAAATGAACTTTCTGATATAGAAAATAAATTGGCTGCTGTTCGTAGATTCTTCAATTCTGCGACAAGAGAGCTTAATAATGCAGTAGAGGTATTCCCTTCAAATATTTTTGCCAATATGTTTGGCTTTAAGAAGGAACCTATGTTTGAAATCCCTCAGGAGGACAGAGTTGAATTTGACAAAGCTCCTGAAGTAAAGTTCTAAGCAGATGAAATATGTTGGAATGCAGACTCAGATAAGTCGTAATAATATTCTGAGTCTGCTTTTATTGCTCGTTTTTCCTATTGGTATACTTGGCATGATGTGGGTCTTTGTTGCCTTGGTAAATTATTTTAGTAGTGGCGTTTATAACGATTACGGACAAATAGTTTATCATTTTAATGTAGATGCAGCAAACCAAATGTTCCTATCTTACTTGCCATGGGTACTTGGAGTTGTTGGTATTTGGTTTATCATTGCTTATTTCTCTAATGTATCAATGATAAAGCAAGCTACAGGCGCACGCGCTGTAAGTCGTATGGAAAATCCACGTCTTTACAATATCGTTGAGAATCTGTGCATGACTTGCAATATGGATATGCCGCAGCTTAATATCGTAGATGATCCACAGCTCAATGCTTTTGCAAGTGGAATAAACAAGAATAGCTATACAGTTACTGTTACAACAGGATTGATGGATTTACTTGATGACAAAGAGCTTGCTGGTGTGTTGGGACACGAACTTACGCATATACGTAACAGAGACACAAAACTTCTTATTACCAGTATTATTTTTGTTGGTATAGTTTCTACAGTAATGTCATTGGTATTGAATATGATGTATAACATGATGTGGTTTGGTGGAGCTAGCAGACGAAGTAATGATAATGACAATGATAAAGGTGGTGGACTTTCTATAGTTGTAATAATGCTTATAGGACTTGTTTGCTGCGCAATTGCATACATTTTTACTCTTCTGACAAGATTTGCAATATCTCGTAAACGCGAGTATATGGCAGATGCTGGTGGTGCTGAATTATGTGGTGATCCATTAGCGTTGGCTTCTGCATTG
Protein-coding sequences here:
- a CDS encoding M48 family metallopeptidase, with the protein product MKYVGMQTQISRNNILSLLLLLVFPIGILGMMWVFVALVNYFSSGVYNDYGQIVYHFNVDAANQMFLSYLPWVLGVVGIWFIIAYFSNVSMIKQATGARAVSRMENPRLYNIVENLCMTCNMDMPQLNIVDDPQLNAFASGINKNSYTVTVTTGLMDLLDDKELAGVLGHELTHIRNRDTKLLITSIIFVGIVSTVMSLVLNMMYNMMWFGGASRRSNDNDNDKGGGLSIVVIMLIGLVCCAIAYIFTLLTRFAISRKREYMADAGGAELCGDPLALASALRKISGNPGLDNVKRADVAQLFIIQPDEMKQGLLSFMNSLFSTHPDTEKRIAILEQF
- a CDS encoding LemA family protein; its protein translation is MKLIIVLVVVVLLVFWCISIYNNLVKLRNNRENAFANIDVQLKQRHDLVPQLVATVKGYADHEKEVFMRVTEARSAAMGATTIDDKINAENALTSALAGFKVSLEAYPELKANENFLQLQNELSDIENKLAAVRRFFNSATRELNNAVEVFPSNIFANMFGFKKEPMFEIPQEDRVEFDKAPEVKF
- a CDS encoding lysozyme family protein, coding for MKRRNKIVLLIIMVFMFIPVSGFAAETTGVDSKNYDWNPVMDAIIQVESHGNNRAKKGSSVGAMQITPILVVECNQILKRRKSKKKYKLSDRFSLSKSKEMFLLIQSYYNPFNNIEKAVRLWNGGINYSIQRTQRYFEKVMNLLKN